In the genome of Salisaeta longa DSM 21114, one region contains:
- a CDS encoding ATP-binding protein: protein MSTHPERLNAAPFSTDDSTPVLAFSHIQVHRLYGLNHNLKVEDLTDGVNIIYGSNASGKTTLARAIQMMIWAKRGSDDRPVLSGTFRMGASAWHVERDGNRVKYQKDAQAAPPPSVPPASYHARYHLYLPDLLAATDGADAFAKHILEEAQGGIDLEGAGRNLGFGVPTRNKNKTARAVEDARSQVRKTKAKQEKLREKERSLNDLRRQHKKAQEAGLQVRALEQAMTVADARKKHREAVDRLETFSEAHEHLRGDEDEQLDAHLATIEKARDVVEQHERIIDKAQKTLGESILPDGGLSASEVEALRALKDALKEAEKRVEDAKTQVAKAKKREQETWNRLDAGMDREKAAAVGLPQIQTVETHVEKAEDLRGSQEALKVVQRLLEADAPTPSAETLQDGVRALHRWLQQPNPAEDNRGVRWVVIGSAAGVVLLGSFAYIAHGVSLWIATIAVVLGLLIIGADVLRARVSNAEAAARDDRSAYERNFERTGLATPQWTRAAVEKAADRLLDALRGAAVETAKIEEWERLAPEYKKLANREEKLKRERERLSERLGFNVGMRSLAWLVERLSEWQTAREEAEAAEAARDEARRLAQNALNNLNETLDALKLGDAASAAEAAGALKTLEQEREVFRQAKQDLDGAEAEKTRAEKDIKEAQDAINEIYASTGVEVGNESTLRDLCDRHEDYKETQQAESRAQMELETERRQLHRLDGHEAWMDEDVRSELAKRLESARTCARREEELREKIGTIERGIEEAKEEGTLEEARAAYRETVDALARERHEDYNRAVGAALLKCVQAKTRDQGLPPVFDRARELFAAITNHRYELILDRDAGVFRARDRIESRGFDLDKLSSGTKVQLLLAVRVAFVESQEETCRLPLVLDETLANSDEEKATAIIDAIQAVCASGRQVFYLTAQKDEVMKWREHISTTNVPCKVVTLGDIAPIAEDSRENDVVIPVPPLRTAPIELKGKSHTALRDILKVPAWTPRQPVSKLHLWYLIEDPKGLADLVRRGTETWGQLAFQYERTGNAATGLSSDKDDCIRARAKAVESWQDAWRVGRGKAIGPEALKDCGAVSSNYLEDLVELAKALKGDAEKLLRELRERNDERTKGFHSTKADEFEDYCYEHGYIDMQETNTPTEMWQYVTADLAQELRDGLITRSNLERLFRGFADDAPHPD, encoded by the coding sequence ATGTCTACCCACCCTGAACGGCTTAACGCTGCACCGTTTTCAACCGACGATTCAACGCCGGTGTTGGCTTTTTCTCATATTCAGGTGCACCGCCTCTACGGGCTCAATCACAACCTAAAGGTCGAGGATCTGACAGACGGCGTAAACATCATCTATGGCTCGAATGCTTCGGGAAAAACAACGTTGGCTCGGGCGATCCAGATGATGATCTGGGCGAAGCGTGGAAGCGACGATAGGCCCGTTCTTTCTGGCACGTTCCGCATGGGGGCTTCAGCATGGCACGTTGAGCGTGATGGCAACCGAGTTAAGTATCAGAAAGACGCCCAGGCAGCGCCTCCTCCTTCCGTCCCCCCAGCCTCCTACCACGCGCGGTACCACCTGTACCTCCCAGATCTCCTTGCAGCCACCGACGGAGCCGACGCCTTTGCCAAGCATATCTTAGAAGAAGCGCAAGGCGGCATCGACCTCGAAGGGGCGGGGCGCAACCTGGGCTTTGGTGTTCCGACGCGAAATAAGAACAAGACCGCTCGTGCGGTTGAGGACGCGCGCAGCCAAGTTAGGAAAACGAAAGCAAAGCAGGAAAAGCTGCGTGAAAAGGAGCGTTCGCTCAACGACCTGCGTCGGCAGCACAAAAAAGCGCAGGAGGCTGGCTTGCAGGTCCGTGCGCTCGAACAGGCGATGACCGTTGCTGACGCCCGGAAAAAGCATCGTGAAGCTGTCGATCGCCTCGAAACGTTCTCGGAGGCCCACGAGCATCTGCGCGGTGATGAGGATGAGCAGCTTGATGCGCATCTGGCGACCATCGAAAAAGCCAGGGACGTCGTTGAGCAGCACGAGCGCATCATCGATAAGGCACAAAAGACGCTCGGCGAAAGCATACTGCCTGATGGAGGACTGTCGGCCAGCGAGGTTGAAGCGCTCCGGGCGTTGAAAGATGCGCTCAAAGAGGCTGAGAAACGTGTTGAAGATGCCAAGACGCAGGTTGCCAAAGCGAAAAAGAGGGAGCAAGAAACCTGGAATCGGCTCGATGCCGGCATGGATCGCGAGAAAGCCGCAGCTGTAGGCCTGCCTCAGATCCAGACGGTTGAAACGCACGTTGAGAAGGCGGAGGACCTACGTGGCTCGCAGGAGGCACTGAAGGTAGTTCAGCGTCTGCTAGAGGCAGACGCGCCAACCCCCTCCGCAGAAACGCTGCAGGACGGAGTCCGGGCGCTGCATCGGTGGTTGCAGCAGCCGAACCCCGCGGAAGATAACCGAGGTGTACGCTGGGTCGTCATTGGGAGTGCGGCAGGAGTGGTGTTGCTGGGAAGTTTCGCCTATATCGCTCACGGAGTCTCGCTCTGGATCGCCACAATTGCCGTCGTGCTTGGCCTCCTCATCATCGGGGCAGACGTGCTGCGCGCTCGCGTATCGAACGCAGAAGCAGCAGCGCGCGACGACCGATCTGCCTACGAGCGCAACTTTGAGCGGACCGGGTTGGCAACGCCGCAGTGGACGCGCGCGGCGGTCGAGAAAGCGGCCGACCGTCTGCTCGACGCATTGCGCGGGGCAGCCGTAGAAACAGCAAAAATCGAAGAATGGGAGCGGTTAGCGCCCGAATATAAGAAGCTAGCTAACCGTGAAGAGAAGCTCAAAAGGGAACGCGAACGGCTTTCTGAACGGCTGGGATTCAACGTCGGTATGCGTTCGCTGGCCTGGCTCGTTGAACGCCTATCGGAGTGGCAGACGGCGCGCGAAGAGGCGGAAGCCGCCGAGGCAGCGCGTGATGAAGCCCGTCGCCTTGCCCAAAACGCACTGAACAACCTAAACGAGACGCTTGACGCGCTTAAGCTGGGAGACGCGGCTTCGGCCGCAGAAGCGGCGGGTGCGCTGAAAACGCTGGAGCAGGAGCGCGAGGTGTTTCGGCAAGCCAAGCAAGACCTCGATGGTGCGGAGGCTGAGAAAACGCGTGCCGAGAAAGATATCAAAGAAGCGCAGGACGCGATCAACGAGATCTATGCGTCCACCGGCGTGGAAGTGGGCAACGAGAGTACGCTGCGTGACCTGTGCGATCGGCATGAGGACTACAAGGAGACACAACAAGCCGAATCGAGAGCACAAATGGAGCTGGAAACCGAACGCCGGCAGCTTCATCGCTTGGATGGTCACGAAGCTTGGATGGATGAGGACGTTCGGTCTGAGTTAGCGAAACGTCTTGAAAGCGCCCGCACCTGTGCACGTCGTGAGGAAGAGCTGCGAGAAAAAATTGGTACGATTGAACGTGGTATCGAAGAAGCGAAAGAAGAAGGGACGCTGGAAGAAGCGCGGGCGGCGTACCGGGAAACGGTCGACGCGCTAGCTCGCGAGAGGCATGAAGACTATAACCGTGCCGTCGGTGCTGCCCTATTAAAGTGCGTACAAGCGAAGACACGAGACCAGGGATTGCCGCCGGTTTTCGACCGAGCGCGCGAGCTGTTCGCTGCGATTACGAATCACCGCTACGAGCTCATCCTTGACCGCGACGCAGGCGTGTTTAGGGCACGTGACCGAATCGAAAGCCGAGGATTCGATCTCGATAAGCTATCGAGTGGCACAAAAGTCCAACTTCTTTTAGCTGTGCGGGTGGCATTTGTCGAATCGCAAGAAGAGACGTGTAGGCTCCCGCTCGTGCTAGATGAAACGCTCGCGAACAGCGACGAGGAGAAAGCTACTGCGATCATCGATGCCATACAGGCTGTGTGTGCGTCGGGTCGTCAAGTGTTCTACCTCACGGCGCAGAAGGATGAAGTAATGAAATGGCGTGAGCATATCAGCACGACCAACGTGCCCTGTAAAGTTGTGACGCTTGGAGACATCGCTCCCATTGCGGAGGACTCGCGAGAGAATGATGTAGTAATTCCTGTACCGCCACTTCGCACTGCCCCTATTGAGCTGAAAGGTAAGAGCCATACAGCGCTCCGCGACATACTAAAAGTTCCCGCGTGGACGCCACGTCAGCCGGTATCGAAGCTTCACCTCTGGTATCTAATAGAAGATCCAAAGGGCCTTGCCGACCTCGTACGTCGCGGGACAGAAACCTGGGGGCAGCTTGCATTCCAGTATGAACGTACGGGCAATGCTGCTACGGGGCTTTCATCTGACAAAGATGACTGCATCCGGGCTCGCGCGAAAGCTGTTGAAAGCTGGCAAGACGCTTGGCGGGTCGGCCGAGGCAAGGCGATTGGGCCGGAAGCCCTAAAGGATTGTGGAGCGGTATCGAGTAACTACCTTGAAGACCTCGTCGAGCTCGCCAAAGCGTTGAAGGGCGATGCTGAAAAACTTCTACGTGAGCTTAGGGAGCGCAATGACGAACGCACGAAAGGATTTCATAGCACTAAGGCTGACGAGTTCGAAGACTATTGCTATGAGCATGGCTACATCGACATGCAGGAGACAAACACGCCAACCGAGATGTGGCAGTACGTAACAGCGGATTTAGCACAGGAGCTAAGAGACGGATTAATCACGCGAAGTAACCTGGAGCGGCTTTTTAGAGGCTTTGCAGACGACGCGCCGCACCCTGACTGA
- a CDS encoding metallophosphoesterase family protein, whose protein sequence is MPSRFRIICTGDVHLGRRPARAPRRPNELSVQHVWAQCIEEALNRSVDAFVLTGDIVDNENKMYEAFGPLERGIRRLLEAGINVVAVAGNHDYDTFPRLVRSINDDRFHLLGQGGNWEAVILENSDGARVRFIGWSFPSRYVPRSPLEDGHLEATSMPTVGVLHCDAGQAEGRYAPVRREALARAPVDAWLLGHIHAPNEHRQGGQLQLYTGSLQPLDPGETGTHGAWLVNVGPSDVNEERIPLATLRYDRASVDVSGFDTADDVEHAVIETIQDGMAHAARTWPNVRHVVYRLVYDGRTALHTEIERQAKDVVADLAPSAGEVHGSIYDYEIQTRPDYDLGELARGNDPVGVLAELLLDLEAGRDTDAVRNVMQQAKKNVQPLYRSTRYDPLQRDPERGNAPSSGEIRQWAIRQGYRLLDAIHTPADR, encoded by the coding sequence ATGCCGTCTCGCTTTCGGATCATCTGCACCGGTGATGTTCATCTTGGGCGTCGCCCGGCCCGTGCGCCGCGCCGCCCCAACGAGCTGTCGGTGCAGCACGTATGGGCACAATGCATCGAAGAGGCGCTCAACCGGAGCGTTGATGCCTTTGTGTTGACGGGTGACATCGTCGACAACGAAAACAAAATGTACGAGGCGTTTGGGCCTCTAGAGCGTGGTATCCGTCGCCTCCTTGAGGCAGGCATCAACGTGGTAGCTGTCGCCGGCAACCACGACTACGATACTTTTCCCCGCTTGGTGCGCAGCATCAACGACGATCGCTTTCATCTGCTGGGGCAGGGCGGAAATTGGGAGGCCGTGATCCTCGAAAACAGCGACGGTGCCCGCGTTCGCTTCATCGGATGGTCGTTCCCAAGCCGGTATGTGCCGCGGTCGCCTCTCGAAGACGGCCATTTGGAGGCCACGTCAATGCCAACCGTTGGCGTGTTGCACTGTGACGCGGGACAAGCGGAAGGGCGGTACGCCCCCGTACGTCGTGAGGCACTGGCCCGTGCTCCTGTCGATGCGTGGTTGCTTGGCCATATTCATGCCCCTAATGAGCATCGCCAAGGTGGGCAGCTTCAGCTCTACACCGGATCGCTACAACCCCTCGATCCCGGTGAAACCGGTACGCATGGGGCGTGGCTGGTGAACGTCGGGCCATCGGATGTAAATGAAGAACGCATTCCGCTTGCAACGCTTCGCTACGACAGGGCCTCGGTTGACGTGTCGGGATTCGATACCGCAGACGACGTCGAGCACGCCGTTATTGAAACGATCCAGGACGGCATGGCGCATGCTGCCCGTACATGGCCCAACGTACGGCATGTTGTCTATCGGCTCGTGTACGATGGCCGCACGGCGCTCCATACGGAAATTGAGCGACAGGCGAAAGACGTCGTTGCTGATCTTGCACCGTCAGCGGGCGAGGTCCACGGATCGATTTACGACTACGAGATTCAAACGCGCCCCGACTACGACCTCGGTGAACTTGCCCGTGGCAACGATCCGGTAGGTGTGCTAGCGGAACTGCTCCTCGATCTTGAAGCAGGGCGCGACACCGATGCTGTTCGAAACGTGATGCAGCAAGCAAAGAAAAACGTCCAGCCGCTCTATCGGTCAACACGCTATGACCCGCTTCAGCGCGACCCTGAGCGAGGAAACGCCCCGTCGTCAGGTGAGATACGCCAATGGGCTATCCGTCAGGGGTACCGGCTCCTTGATGCCATACACACGCCGGCAGATCGGTAG
- a CDS encoding helicase-related protein — MIDTLNPGDKILLDGQPAEVITITQMGELPYLRVYVEGEGVKSVCVEDVNIDHRGSDGSAADTDDLDDLSADRFDLRTQAMRFRLAHQRGQLLSISNSLVRLEPYQLACVNQVMQRLRQRALIADDVGLGKTIEAGLILKELDARRRADRVLFVVPAHLQKKWVREMKRFFDIQLSVADRYWVEGEQRRLGEEANVWNQDQQRLITSQAFIRQGRFEAPLQEAFWDVVIVDEAHKASRKGKTPSKTARRVEQITSQSDALLLLSATPHTGKEQSFRSLISYVDPLKVAQDQELTREIVDEVMIRRGKETIFDDDGERIFPNRDVQTVGVSMTTAEKNFYEAVTEYVRTVYNRSEVLNAPVVGFAMALMQKRLVSSIGAIRSTLERRLQGLLAHDDLDLSRDARSYLEGEDLEEDEQIEAEKELERVTVTADEELRDELEALRSLLERANEIAVDSKARKVQQYIQTLLEREPNEKVLLFTEYRDTLEYLLTLFEDEPWFDEILLIHGDVGKDERASIEDEFNYGKSRLLFATDAASEGIDLQKSCHIMINYELPWNPNRLEQRIGRIHRYGQEREVKVWNFQFDGTREAEIFELLQEKVEAIRARVGATADVLGMIEDLNIEKLIMRSIRDNEPPSVTQEELEREIEKRQQTLMDWYERSLIDCSTFDAESRRRIQQVVDDSEDVFGSSQDVQGFVIAGLRALGGTVEQVSTRQFRVTVPDVLAASVDETFEEQMITFDRDLAMRFEGKVTYLSPDHPLVGALVDHVFDDEDVFGGRNGAKVLPFVQDPGIVFNYRIAFEDGTGEVLREELFPVFVDELNGQAQHNMGERIIDGESLSVSPDASLLKTLQARSEALKDAAEAYLSRTVRRIRKELAEEREVKTEQELQRLDDYAASERKRLQAFIKRYRREQETGKDMEIAIRGQEKRLENLKARIEKRKENVRAKSRVVSLAPDLVNLCYALPA, encoded by the coding sequence ATGATTGATACGCTAAATCCAGGCGACAAAATTCTTCTCGATGGCCAGCCAGCCGAGGTGATCACAATCACCCAAATGGGAGAGCTGCCCTATCTACGTGTGTACGTAGAAGGGGAAGGCGTCAAGTCCGTTTGCGTTGAGGATGTGAACATTGATCACCGGGGGAGCGACGGATCGGCGGCCGACACGGACGATCTGGACGACCTATCGGCTGATCGGTTTGACCTTCGAACCCAGGCAATGCGCTTTCGCCTGGCGCATCAGCGCGGCCAGCTTTTAAGCATTTCAAATTCGCTGGTACGCTTAGAGCCGTACCAGCTTGCCTGCGTGAACCAAGTCATGCAGCGACTACGGCAGCGCGCGCTCATCGCCGACGATGTGGGGTTGGGAAAGACGATTGAGGCTGGGCTCATCCTAAAAGAGCTCGATGCCCGGCGCCGTGCAGATCGCGTCTTGTTTGTAGTACCGGCCCACCTGCAGAAAAAGTGGGTGCGCGAGATGAAGCGCTTCTTTGACATTCAGCTCAGCGTCGCAGACCGGTACTGGGTAGAAGGGGAGCAGCGTCGTCTTGGGGAAGAAGCCAACGTTTGGAATCAGGACCAGCAACGACTCATTACGAGCCAGGCCTTCATTAGGCAAGGACGATTTGAGGCACCGCTGCAGGAAGCTTTTTGGGATGTTGTTATCGTCGACGAGGCCCACAAAGCCAGTCGGAAAGGAAAAACGCCGAGCAAAACAGCGCGGCGCGTAGAGCAGATCACCAGCCAGTCCGACGCCCTGCTATTGCTCAGTGCAACGCCACATACGGGCAAGGAGCAAAGCTTCCGATCGCTTATCTCGTATGTCGACCCGCTCAAGGTTGCACAAGATCAAGAGCTCACCCGTGAAATCGTCGACGAGGTGATGATTCGCCGCGGAAAGGAAACGATTTTCGATGACGATGGCGAGCGGATTTTTCCGAACCGCGATGTGCAGACGGTCGGCGTTTCCATGACCACTGCAGAGAAAAACTTCTACGAAGCGGTTACCGAGTACGTACGCACCGTTTACAACCGGTCGGAGGTGCTTAATGCCCCGGTGGTTGGCTTTGCCATGGCGCTGATGCAGAAGCGGCTCGTAAGTAGCATCGGGGCCATCCGTTCGACCCTTGAGCGTCGGCTACAGGGATTGCTTGCGCACGATGATCTCGATCTATCGCGCGATGCACGAAGCTATCTCGAAGGAGAGGACCTGGAGGAAGATGAGCAAATTGAGGCCGAGAAAGAGCTGGAGCGCGTGACGGTAACGGCCGATGAAGAGCTGCGAGACGAACTTGAAGCGCTTCGGTCGCTTCTCGAACGAGCCAACGAAATTGCAGTCGACAGCAAAGCCCGAAAGGTTCAGCAGTACATCCAAACCCTTCTTGAGAGAGAACCCAACGAAAAGGTTCTCCTCTTTACCGAGTACCGAGATACGTTGGAATACTTGCTCACGCTTTTTGAGGATGAGCCGTGGTTCGACGAGATCTTGCTGATTCACGGCGATGTGGGGAAAGACGAGCGGGCAAGCATCGAAGACGAATTCAACTATGGCAAGAGCCGACTGCTCTTTGCCACCGACGCAGCTAGTGAAGGGATCGACCTTCAAAAGAGCTGCCATATCATGATCAACTATGAGCTGCCCTGGAACCCCAACCGTCTTGAGCAGCGCATTGGGCGCATCCATCGGTACGGGCAGGAGCGTGAGGTAAAGGTATGGAACTTCCAGTTTGATGGCACCCGTGAAGCCGAAATCTTTGAGCTCCTGCAGGAGAAAGTGGAGGCCATTCGGGCGCGCGTAGGGGCAACAGCGGATGTCTTGGGAATGATCGAGGATCTCAACATCGAGAAATTGATCATGCGCTCCATTCGTGACAATGAGCCTCCATCCGTCACCCAGGAGGAGCTGGAGCGCGAAATCGAGAAGCGACAGCAGACCCTGATGGACTGGTACGAGCGAAGCCTGATTGATTGCTCGACATTCGATGCCGAGAGTCGGCGCCGGATCCAGCAGGTCGTGGACGATTCTGAAGACGTATTCGGCTCATCGCAGGATGTCCAAGGCTTTGTGATTGCAGGTCTTCGAGCATTGGGAGGAACGGTTGAGCAGGTCTCCACCCGTCAGTTCCGTGTAACCGTGCCGGATGTTTTGGCCGCTTCGGTCGACGAGACCTTCGAAGAACAGATGATCACGTTCGATCGCGATCTAGCCATGCGGTTCGAGGGCAAGGTAACGTACCTATCGCCCGATCATCCGCTTGTAGGCGCGCTCGTCGATCATGTGTTTGATGACGAGGATGTCTTTGGCGGAAGAAATGGAGCCAAGGTTTTGCCCTTTGTTCAGGATCCGGGGATCGTCTTCAATTATCGGATTGCATTCGAGGATGGCACAGGAGAAGTTCTCCGTGAGGAGCTTTTCCCCGTCTTTGTGGACGAATTGAATGGCCAGGCACAGCACAACATGGGCGAGCGTATTATCGATGGTGAGTCGCTCTCCGTTTCGCCCGATGCGTCGCTGCTGAAGACGCTACAGGCGCGTAGCGAGGCGCTCAAAGATGCAGCCGAGGCGTATCTGAGTCGCACGGTTCGGCGCATCCGAAAAGAACTGGCCGAAGAGCGTGAGGTGAAGACAGAACAAGAGCTGCAGCGGCTCGACGACTACGCAGCGTCGGAGCGAAAGCGGCTTCAAGCATTTATTAAGCGCTACCGCCGCGAACAAGAAACGGGCAAAGATATGGAGATTGCCATTCGTGGACAAGAGAAGCGGCTGGAAAACCTAAAGGCACGGATCGAAAAGCGAAAAGAAAACGTGCGCGCAAAATCGCGCGTGGTTTCTCTGGCTCCAGACCTCGTGAATCTGTGTTACGCGCTGCCTGCTTAA